From the genome of Malus sylvestris chromosome 13, drMalSylv7.2, whole genome shotgun sequence:
CAAAGTGGTGGCAATATTGGAAGACCCCATGTACGTGATTCGATCAGGCTTGCCCACCACATCCACATTCCCAAATGCCTGAATTGCCGGCACAGCGTTGATAGCGGCGGCAAGACGGCGGCGCTCGTCTTCAGATTCGTCAGCCGAAAGATGCAACAAGTATCGATTCCGGGGATGGTAGACGGCGAGCAGCAGGCGGAAGATCCGAGCCCTATCGCCTCGGCCGCCCCATATGTAGTAAGCGAAAGCGGGCGGGTAGCGAGAGCCGTGCTGGACAATTGAAGGGAAGGGTTTGGGGGAGCTGAAGGCGGAGATggaggagaggaggaggaggaggagggagaggaATGTGGCTGAGAAGAGCGTAAGGAGCCATTTCTTCTCAGCTCCCATAGTGGGTCGGTTTCGATGGCGGCTCAGCTGGTTGTTGGCGGTGGAGAAACTGTTTGAAGATTGGGTCTTTAAAGATTGAGCTGCGGAAGAAGTAACAGTTTTCAATCATTCGTTATGTGTTGGATCAACTACCGTGAaatttcatctctctctctaacgcacactttctctctctaaaaaaattGCTCTCTCTCTGGCTAACAGAGCGAGGGTTAGGGTTTCCAGGTCGGGATTTTGTtgcgacgaagaagaagaaagagttgATCGATTTTTTCCCTCTGGagctttttatttgtttgatttggtCTCATAAAAGTGCAAGTTCACACTCTCTCTgtcttttattttaaatttaatttctcaggtggccaaaaataaaaaaaccattgGAAGTGAAAAACATCCGACGCTCGTCAAACGGCGCGTGACCACACGTTCCTTTTTTCTCCTGGGTACTACAAATTTGTACAGTACGACAAGCGTTTGCATCCACCGCTCGCTTTTGGTAATTTCACTCGCGGGATTTGCTAATTCCACCGCgaaagctgaagctgaataAAATAGCAAATTTGGTGGGTGGAAATAGAGATCTCCAAATTTGGTGGGTGGGAAATAGAGATCTTCAAATTTGGTGACCTGTATTAAGCGATGCGATTTGggttttttgagaaattttttagtgtgatcggAATAGGagtagtacatcacgtgtttttttAGATAAgaggtgagaaattttattttttaaattattaattttttaacatacatatctcACCATTAGTACAATGACACATGATATACCACTTTATGTAccgatcacactaaaaaatctctcgggTTTTTCAAGTAATGGCAGGTTCAAGATTGGTGGGTTTTATGACCAAAGCATAATTGCCCTTTTTAAGGACTAACTATAATTATTTATGAATTAGGGAATGTCGCGAGAATTTAAGAGCCATTGACGATAAAATATTATGATACatgaaagaaaatattttccATTTGTCGgcacactaaaaaaatctctccaaaatAACAACACTAGCAAGTTagcttttcaattttaaaacaAGACCTATAATGTTAATAAAGTTTAATAAGATGCCGATGTTGTGTCATGCGTCAAGCAAAATAGCGAAACAAACTTTCGTAGGTCTACTTGACTAGGATAGCTCATAAACCCGATAAAAGCGTCACAAAGGAACATGAGATCGAATgtaatcaaaatataaaagctCCAAGCTCTTGCTTTTTATGAATCAAAATTTGCACGTTCTTTTAttgtcaaaattttcaaatgaaatGTTGAACCCATACAAAGGTGTGGCTTATGACAAAACTTATGCGGCATCATTATCACGTTCTCACAAAATAATAGCATGTGTAAATAACGTTACGTATTATCTTCTGTTTTCTTCGAGCTCTGGTTACCTGCGTAAACATCTTTGGGACTGTTGACTGCCTTCGACAAACTTGCCCGAAAGATTATAGTTGCCCGATGTCTCAGATGGAGTTGACTGAATCGTCATCGCTGCCTGCATTATTACCACCACCATTTCCGCTGccactgctgctgctgctcccACTACTACTTCCGCTACTGCTGCTCTCACTTCCGCTGCTACTTCCACTGCTGCTACTTGAACTAGAAGTCTCAGTTTTCCTTCCTTCTGCATTCCCCTCGTCACCAAAAATATCAGTGTGTGTTTCCCTTCCCTGGGTATTCATCACCTGGGCTCGAAGGGCTTCTGCAGCATTTGGCCCCTTGTCAACTTCATCACCGCTATCATCTACATCAGCAATCTCATTGTCACTTTCATTCTGATGGAGCATATTGATATCAAATCCAGCATTGGCTTCATCTTCAGCGGCATTCCCATCTTCCGGTGATATGCTACCAAAAAGGTCTTCAATATCTATATCCTGGTGTTCGTCGTCAACTTCTTCATTCTTAGGGCCTGGCGAAGCAGCAGATACGTTTGGTCGATCAGATGAGTAATCAACCACACCTTTATTGGCAGTTTTCGCACCTGTCGATTATGAATATACATAAGGATATATGATAACCGTGCAAACAAAATAGTTAAAACAGCAGCTGCTTCATTAGTTTCGGGACAAGACGCTGCATAGAGAAATAAAGACATCTGCAAGATAGAAACTTTCTACTTTAATGTTTTCAGTAGACTTCTAAAAGGCGAGATGAAGGTCATGTTAGCACATACATAAGCATATCAAAGTAGTATGACAGACAATTGGCGACCGATCAGTCATCATATGACCAAGAATCTAGCTACCCAATTGCTTCCCTCCGATTAATTCAGCTAAAAAACAAGTAAAAAGAAGTTTCTTACAGTCCAGGAAAAACTAACTGCTTAATTTTTGTAAAGTCATTCTTGACTTCAGAACTAAATAAATGGATAAAGCTCAGCCCATGAACACCTCTCCAAAGTTATCAAAATTTAAATCGGATTAACATAGTAACATTGAAGTTGGTAAACTATTGCAATACAAACatagtacaacaacaacaacaacaacaaagccttttcccactaagtggggtcggctatatgaatcctagaacgccattgcgctcggttttgtgtcatgtcctccgttagatccaagtactctaagtcttttcttagagtctcttccaaagttttcctaggtcttcctctaccccttcggccctgaacctctgtcccgtagtcacatcttcgaaccggagcgtcagtcggccttctttgcacatgtccaaatcaccggagccgattttctctcatctttcctacaatttcggctactcctactttacctcggatatcctcattcccaatcttatcctttctcgtgtgcccacacatcccacgaagcatcctcatctccgctacacccattttgtgtacgtgttgatgcttcaccgcccaacattctgtgccatacaacatcgctggccttattgccgtcctataaaattttctcttgagcttcagtggcctacgacggtcacacaacacgccggatgcactcttacacttcatccatccagctcgtattctatggttgagatctccatctaattctccgttctcttgcaagatagatcctaggtagcgaaaacggttgctttttgtgatcttcgctagattgctccggtcattagtgtggataagtatataaatggatagagataggaaagcaaacacaagatgtacgtggttcacccagattggctacgtccacggaatagaagaatTCTCATTAATGGttaagggtttacacaagtacataggttcaagctctcctttagtgagtacaagtgaatgatttagtacaaatgacattaggaaatattgtgggagaatgatctcgtaatcacgaaacttctaagtatcggagtgtggtgtcgtcttgacttgccttatctgtctcataggtagatgtggcatcttctctggaagtactcttcctccatccaggggtggtatctttaactggtggagatgcacaaggtaatgtatcaatttcacttgaagcttacttgtagtttcaggcttggtcaagcgcgatacaaaccatgtaggaggagtcccccaagtcgccgagctagggggtctgctgaaagaggtgacaaacaaggtaagcaatcagagctccgactgattgttcaccttctccccatcttgcagcagcatgaaggataaagagaagaaaaatgagaagagatgatatgagatacttttgcttttgaagaagtaactttccacaggcttattcttgaactgagctggagggttttctggtttcctccagagtataaggccgactgaa
Proteins encoded in this window:
- the LOC126595999 gene encoding uncharacterized protein LOC126595999; its protein translation is MASNSKEEPKTGPQPNRWYNLTLGPSFKDDSANKYCTLRYEFKPASIDKTKPGALKKTKDNRVAVEFQNNQLGKPNVTFKGSSEEYKDNDAVLFFDGQTFRLERLHRAVKQLRHDRQPGESAAGMAVDPQLSPVGKAPKLSHQYHPGRTAFPAVPVEVERIDVGVPENPGAKTANKGVVDYSSDRPNVSAASPGPKNEEVDDEHQDIDIEDLFGSISPEDGNAAEDEANAGFDINMLHQNESDNEIADVDDSGDEVDKGPNAAEALRAQVMNTQGRETHTDIFGDEGNAEGRKTETSSSSSSSGSSSGSESSSSGSSSGSSSSSGSGNGGGNNAGSDDDSVNSI